The Sesamum indicum cultivar Zhongzhi No. 13 linkage group LG6, S_indicum_v1.0, whole genome shotgun sequence genome has a segment encoding these proteins:
- the LOC105164951 gene encoding uncharacterized protein LOC105164951, with product MLNSIPTKITASVTVACVGQPKVFRGKMGCIKVYNSTKSPLTIRDHYVLTATPKSGYDGALRYSIAAGDIKKIPIDDFLEKAARNRKPQEIHVNVGGETHLVWEHEEFISNEGKEVILKMGGDGVLHSSFVAPGGISALRTEKKTMPQWIRNIFSFPSAGANVESPVAELGLMSAGALEAGIAVSGAELC from the exons ATGCTGAATAGCATACCCACCAAAATTACTGCATCTGTGACCGTTGCGTGCGTCGGACAACCTAAGGTGTTTCGTGGTAAGATGGGGTGTATCAAAGTTTATAACTCCACCAAGTCGCCGCTCACAATCAGAGATCACTACGTCCTGACTGCGACTCCGAAGTCGGGATATGATGGCGCCTTGCGTTATAGCATCGCCGCCGGTGACATCAAGAAAATTCCTATTGACGACTTTCTTGAGAAGGCGGCGAGGAATCGGAAGCCTCAAGAGATTCATGTCAATGTTGGTGGAGAGACCCACCTAGTTTGGGAACATGAAGAATTCATAAGCAACGAGGGGAAGGAGGTCATTTTGAAGATGGGAGGTGACGGTGTTCTGCATTCGAGCTTCGTTGCACCGGGAGGAATATCTGCTCTCCgaacagaaaaaaaaacgATGCCTCAGTGGATCAG GAACATATTTTCCTTTCCAAGTGCTGGAGCTAACGTGGAATCTCCAGTTGCTGAGCTG GGTTTAATGTCAGCTGGTGCACTGGAAGCTGGAATTGCTGTTTCTGGAGCTGAACTATGCTAG
- the LOC105164950 gene encoding uncharacterized protein LOC105164950 isoform X3 — MGITVHNSTDLDLIIEDYYIQDAARNVGYYGGLEYSVPARGHMTIPTSVFIQNVLKHLKPQEVHLRSGEETLKVWLGEDFVNNSGKEVFFEMKDEGTVGARFVGRSPITLFQRIWGMLPFHGAGATREREMLRE, encoded by the exons ATGGGCATCACCGTTCACAACTCAACCGATCTGGACCTCATAATTGAGGACTATTACATACAGGATGCGGCCCGAAATGTGGGCTATTACGGCGGCTTAGAGTACTCCGTTCCCGCCCGTGGCCACATGACTATTCCCACCTCCGTCTTCATTCAGAATGTGTTGAAGCACTTGAAACCTCAAGAGGTTCATCTCAGGAGTGGTGAAGAAACACTCAAAGTGTGGCTTGGTGAAGATTTTGTAAACAACTCGGGGAAGGAGGTGTTCTTTGAGATGAAAGATGAGGGCACCGTGGGTGCGAGGTTTGTTGGAAGAAGTCCAATAACCCTTTTTCAGCGCATCTG GGGCATGCTTCCTTTTCACGGAGCTGGAGCtactagagagagagagatgttaCGG GAGTGA
- the LOC105164949 gene encoding basic leucine zipper 9 (The sequence of the model RefSeq protein was modified relative to this genomic sequence to represent the inferred CDS: added 50 bases not found in genome assembly) encodes MGSKKAFSILGCSDMKRSPSELALEELFASNDDNRSHHKADIFEASDHALFPMGNGDHMHFSFKNSQVLKELSSSASLVDMSFLSPNLYPNQSKVIDSQSAIRVDGQMSTKNQTGWDNQAVGASSGSSHEQSDEEGQETEAGSCDQSTNPVDMKRIKRMVSNRESARRSRRRKQAHLADLEQQVEQLRGEHASLFKQVADATQQFKDATTNNRVLKSDVEALRAKVKLAEDMVARGSMTSSLSHLLQNYLNTPQDYMNYNVNRIDNVAPLVSARGDDNSPYTGMSAASPVPDMWTSDQSHIAQ; translated from the exons ATGGGCAGCAAGAAAGCATTTTCAATCTTGGGTTGCAGTGATATGAAGAGAAGCCCTTCAGAATTGGCACTTGAGGAGCTCTTTGCCTCCAATGATGATAACAGAAGTCATCATAAAGCTGACAT TGCATTTTTCGTTCAAAAACTCG CAAGTTCTAAAAGAATTATCGAGTAGTGCCTCGTTGGTAGATATGTCGTTTTTGTCACCGAATCTTTATCCTAATCAGTCCAAGGTGATCGACTCCCAATCAGCCATACGCG TTGATGGTCAGATGTCGACCAAGAATCAGACGGGCTGGGATAACCAAGCAGTTGGAGCTAGCAGTGGTTCATCACACGAGCAATCAGACGAAGAGGGTCAAGAGACGGAAGCCGGCTCTTGTGATCAAAGCACTAATCCAGTAGATATGAAGCGCATCAAAAG GATGGTTTCCAACAGGGAGTCCGCCCGGCGTTCAAGAAGGCGAAAACAAGCACATTTAGCCGATCTTGAACAACAG GTTGAGCAACTACGAGGAGAGCATGCATCCTTGTTCAAACAAGTGGCCGATGCTACTCAGCAGTTCAAAGATGCTACGACAAACAATCGAGTGCTTAAATCAGACGTCGAAGCTCTGAGAGCCAAG GTGAAACTAGCTGAAGACATGGTTGCTCGCGGCTCGATGACCTCAAGTTTGAGCCACCTTCTTCAAAATTACTTGAACACGCCCCAAGACTACATGAATTACAACGTAAACCGCATCGACAACGTCGCTCCATTAGTCTCTGCTCGTGGAGACGACAACTCTCCGTATACTGGAATGTCTGCAGCATCTCCCGTGCCCGATATGTGGACTTCTGATCAATCTCACATTGCTCAGTGA
- the LOC105164950 gene encoding uncharacterized protein LOC105164950 isoform X2 produces MGITVHNSTDLDLIIEDYYIQDAARNVGYYGGLEYSVPARGHMTIPTSVFIQNVLKHLKPQEVHLRSGEETLKVWLGEDFVNNSGKEVFFEMKDEGTVGARFVGRSPITLFQRIWGMLPFHGAGATREREMLRLQILVYQE; encoded by the exons ATGGGCATCACCGTTCACAACTCAACCGATCTGGACCTCATAATTGAGGACTATTACATACAGGATGCGGCCCGAAATGTGGGCTATTACGGCGGCTTAGAGTACTCCGTTCCCGCCCGTGGCCACATGACTATTCCCACCTCCGTCTTCATTCAGAATGTGTTGAAGCACTTGAAACCTCAAGAGGTTCATCTCAGGAGTGGTGAAGAAACACTCAAAGTGTGGCTTGGTGAAGATTTTGTAAACAACTCGGGGAAGGAGGTGTTCTTTGAGATGAAAGATGAGGGCACCGTGGGTGCGAGGTTTGTTGGAAGAAGTCCAATAACCCTTTTTCAGCGCATCTG GGGCATGCTTCCTTTTCACGGAGCTGGAGCtactagagagagagagatgttaCGG TTGCAAATCCTTGTTTATCAGGAGTGA
- the LOC105164950 gene encoding uncharacterized protein LOC105164950 isoform X1, with translation MGITVHNSTDLDLIIEDYYIQDAARNVGYYGGLEYSVPARGHMTIPTSVFIQNVLKHLKPQEVHLRSGEETLKVWLGEDFVNNSGKEVFFEMKDEGTVGARFVGRSPITLFQRIWGMLPFHGAGATREREMLRNISLERCGNMLVKPLCAVKL, from the exons ATGGGCATCACCGTTCACAACTCAACCGATCTGGACCTCATAATTGAGGACTATTACATACAGGATGCGGCCCGAAATGTGGGCTATTACGGCGGCTTAGAGTACTCCGTTCCCGCCCGTGGCCACATGACTATTCCCACCTCCGTCTTCATTCAGAATGTGTTGAAGCACTTGAAACCTCAAGAGGTTCATCTCAGGAGTGGTGAAGAAACACTCAAAGTGTGGCTTGGTGAAGATTTTGTAAACAACTCGGGGAAGGAGGTGTTCTTTGAGATGAAAGATGAGGGCACCGTGGGTGCGAGGTTTGTTGGAAGAAGTCCAATAACCCTTTTTCAGCGCATCTG GGGCATGCTTCCTTTTCACGGAGCTGGAGCtactagagagagagagatgttaCGG AATATTTCTCTTGAGAGATGTGGAAATATGCTTGTCAAGCCGCTATGCGCCGTTAAGCTTTGA
- the LOC105164953 gene encoding uncharacterized protein LOC105164953, which yields MLNSIPTKITASVTVACVGQPKVFRGKMGCIKVYNSTKSPLTIRDHYVLTATPKSGYDGALRYSIAAGDIKKTPTDDFLEKAAKNRNPQEIHVNVGEETHLIWEHEEFISNEGKEVILKMGGDGVLHSSFVAPGGISALRTEKKTMPQWIRKIFSFPSAGANVESPVAELGLMSAGSPKAGIPVDVAE from the exons ATGCTGAATAGCATACCCACCAAAATTACTGCATCTGTGACCGTTGCGTGCGTCGGACAACCTAAGGTGTTTCGTGGTAAGATGGGGTGTATCAAAGTTTATAACTCCACCAAGTCGCCGCTCACAATCAGAGATCACTACGTCCTGACTGCGACGCCGAAGTCGGGATATGATGGCGCCTTGCGTTATAGCATCGCCGCCGGTGACATCAAGAAAACTCCTACTGACGACTTTCTTGAGAAGGCGGCGAAGAATCGGAATCCTCAAGAGATTCATGTCAATGTTGGTGAAGAGACCCACCTAATTTGGGAACATGAAGAATTCATAAGCAACGAGGGGAAGGAGGTCATTTTGAAGATGGGAGGTGACGGTGTTCTGCATTCGAGCTTCGTTGCACCGGGAGGAATATCTGCTCTCCGAACAGAGAAAAAAACGATGCCTCAGTGGATCAG GAAGATATTTTCCTTTCCAAGTGCTGGAGCTAACGTGGAATCTCCAGTTGCTGAGCTG GGTTTAATGTCAGCTGGTTCACCGAAAGCTGGAATTCCTGTGGATGTAGCTGAATAA